GGTGACGACGCTGGCCGCGCTGATCGTCATGCGGCTTCTGATCGGCGTTGCCGAGTCCGTCGTCGTACCGGCCACCTATCGCTATCTCGCCGACAACTTCGCGGAAACGCAGAAAGGCACCGCGCTCGGCATCTTTTCGATCGGCGGCAAGATGGGCCCGGCACTCGGCGCGCCGATCGCTGCGTGGATCATCGTCAATCATTCTTGGCAGGGAATGTTCATCGCGACTGGCCTGATCGGTTTGATCTGGCTGCTGCCTTGGCTATCGATGGTGAGAAACGACTTTCCGTCGCGCGCAGAGCTCGCGATGGCGAAACAACGCGCTGCGTCGGTGCCGCTGAAGAATCTTCTGGTGAGCCCGGTCGTATGGGGCGGACTCGTCAATAACTTCTGCTACAGCTATTTCGCGTTCTATTGCATGACGTGGATGCCCGCGTATCTGGTCGAGCAGCGCGGCTTGTCGCTCGAGAAATCCGGGCTCTATACGTTCTTCAGCTTTGCCGGCATCGCGATCGTCGCGGCGCTGGCCGGATGGGGCGCGGATCGTCTGATCGCGCGCGGGCACGATGCGGTGATCGTACGCAAATGCTTTATCGTCGCCGGGTTTATCGGTGGGACGACGGTTCTGCTCGGTGCATATGCCCCGTCTTTGCAGATGGCCTTGTTCTGGAACGTGCTCTCGCTGTCGCTGCTCGGGCTCGTCACCGCCAATACGCTCGCGCTGTGCAAGCTGACGTTGATTCCGAAGCAGGCGGTCGGATTGAATACCGGCTTGCAGCAGGTGGCCGCGAGTCTCGCGGGTGGCGTGTCGGCCAGTCTTTCGGGATGGCTGCTGCATATTGGCGGCAGCTATAAGTGGCCGATGATGGCGATCTTCGTGTTTCTGTTGACCGGAGCGACGAGTACGCTGGTTCTTCTGCAACGCAAATGGGTACCGAAGGTCAACGGGACGATTGATTTGCCCAGGCAAATAGCGTCCCGAAGCAGCGCTGGAATGCGCAGTGGCGCAGGCGAATGAACGCAGTCTCTATCTCGAGCAGCCCCATGAATGTCCGGTTAGATTCAAAGCTGCCTCCAACAAGAAATGCAGCGTTCAAATTCGCGAGGAATCTGAACGCTGCCTGGTTTTGAAAGACCTTTTGTTACCGCCCTGTGGCTCCTACATGACCACCAGTACTATCGATCAATAGGTGATGCTGTTGTAGCCGACGGTGCCGAGTCCACTCGAGTAAGCGCCGTTGAGATTCAGCTTGCCGCGGGCATCCTCGGTCTGTTTGGTCTGGCTTAGGAGCCAGTCATAGCTATCGGTAATGCCGTTGGCGTAGACCCAGGTCATCTTATGGCTGCCATTAGCCAGCGCATCCCAGTAGATACCCAACTTGCTGGACGTCGCCAACAGAGACTGCAGCAAGGCGTTCTCCTGCGTTTCGGACGTGGTCGTGGGGTCCCAGGTCGCATACGGGATGGTTACGCCGCCAAGCGTGGTAAAGAGAGTCTGGGCCTGATTCCAATATCCGGTGGCTGTGGCATCGCCAGTCATGTTGGTGGCCAGGATATTGTCATCGGAAATCGAGTAGTACCAGTTCTGCCAATTCGGGTTGGTAATAATCGTTCCGTCGGTGGGATACGTATAGTATGTCTTGCCGTTATAGCTGGCGCTCTTGTTGTAGTTGTTGCCCCACTGCGAGGCGATCGCCCAGATACCCGCGAAGTAGTTATCGCGCTGGGCTGCCATATCCAGTAGCTGCATCCCGCCCATGGACTGACCGGACGCGTATATGCGATCCTTATCGATATTATATTTGGACGTAATGTAGTCCATCAGCTGCCAGGTCGCGGGCAGGTATTCGTTGCCCGTCAGGTTATCGGCCACACTCTGACCTGAGTTAGGTATCTGCGGAATGACGACGATCAGTCCGGCGTAACCCTGAGCCTTAGCCAGCGCCTGCACCCTGTCTGAAGCATAGTTTGCCGCCTCCTGTGCCTCTGTCAGGCTGATCAGCGGGTCGTCGCCCAAGCCGCCGGCATCTTCGATGTGCAGTACGACCATGTACTTCTTGCTCGCATCGTAGTCGGAGGGGACGAAGAGGCTGTACTTCAGGCTGACGTCATGGTACTGGCCATCATACTCGCTGAAGCAGTTGGTAGCCTGAAACGGGGTACCCGCAACCATGGAAAGTATGGTCGCATTTGGGTATGTTATTGCAACGCCGTTAGCAGTGGTCCCCGAATAGGACGGCGTCACGGCGTCTGTATAGAGCTTATAGCCCGAGATGCCGTTGATAGCATAGGAAGTATCATCCAGAACTGTGTCCAGGTAGACGGAGTTGTCACTGCCGTCTGGGGCGAAGTTATAGAAATAGTCCGACACGTAATTGCTTTTCACCGTGGCGCTGGCGCTGATGGTGGAACTGTCGCTCAAGCTCACGGCGGCTTTCTGCACTACGCCACCTGCCACACCTGCTCTCCAGTAAGGGACGGCGTTAGCCAGCAGATAATTGGTGTTCAGTTCGATGATGACATAGTTGCCGCTGGCGGCGCCCGTGTGATTCGTCGAGTCAATCGTCGGCGTCGAGTTCACATAGACATATGTGGGGGCGCCAGGAGTGCCAGTTTCTTGCGCGAAGTCCGGATACTGCCCAGTCAAACCATTCCGCGTGGCCGCTGTGGAATCGTCGTAAATCTGCGCAAGGTTTGCATAAGTGTAGGCGTCGTAGGTATTCAGGTTCACCGAGCCCGCTTTCAGCGTGTCCTTGTATTTGACGACGATTGCCTGGACCTTAGGTCCGTCCAGGTCTACGGAAGCGATCGTTGAGACGCTCAAGATGTCGTCGTCAGCGCTGGTCGTGGTTTTCGCGCTTGCAGCTGTCGATGCGACGGACCCTCCACTGCAGCCGGAGAAGCCCAATCCGAAAGTCATGCATGTGGCTATGCACGCTGCGAGCTTCGTCAAACGCAACGCACCGCTCTTCGGGCTTTGTTCGAGATTCCGTTTCATATAGTCTCCTTGATATGTTTCATACCACCTTCTCCAAAAATAGAGGCTCCTGCATCCGGTGTTCGAGCAATTATTTTTCTTGGTTCCCGAGGCTCGATCCGCTTTACAGCCGGACGCCTACCGGCTACGACTTTTCCTTGAGGTCAGAATTGAACAGGTGTTGGTGTCAATATCCGATCTTTTTCCCGAGTACAGGTATGCACCGCGCAGCGCCAACGCGACTGCGACGACTCAGGGTCGAGGAAGATTTTCTTTTCTTCGAGGAATTGCTTGAGTTCATCTATAACCCCTTCATTTCACCAGCGTGATGCCGGTGCGGGTTTTTATGTGTGCGCATACGTCTCGATGTGGCCGCGTAACCCTCGACGAGATTTCGCCGGGGTGTTTTCGTCTTTGTGCGCATACTATCTCTGGATGAACTTCCACCGCGTTGGATAAAATTGCGCTTCACCAGTACTTTTTATTGAATTGATGGTTATCCCGAACCTAAGAATCGGACGGAATGGTGAAGGGTGACGATTACAGCGCTGAACTAGGCGCGAGCTCACGCTCGTCGCCAAGGTCGGCTGTGGCGGTGAATCGTCACGGTTCCAGAGAGGTTATGCGAGTAGGTTGCGTGAAAGCGACCGCGCCCGGGCGTACGCCGGCCCATCACGCACCCCCGGGCCTGGAGAACAGGCGCTGGCAGGCTCGGTTCCCTCCGGTACCTTCTTAGAGAAATTCGATTCGCGCCGTCAAACCCGACGGCTTGCGGTTGAACAACCTGAAAGTTCCACCATGCGCGCGGACAATGTCGTTCACAATGGACAGGCCAAGGCCGACGCTTCCCGGCCGGCCGGCTCGCGCGGAATCGAGACGGAAGAATGGCTCCATCACGTCCGTCAGCTTCTCATCAGGAACGCCCGGTCCGTCGTCGCTTACGTCGATCATGATGTGCGCGCCTCGAACCGACGCGATCACGGCCACGAACCCTCCGAAACAGATCGCATTTTCGATCAGATTGGTCATCACCCGCTGAATTGCGGCTGGCCGACACAGAAAGGGAATTTGATCAGGACCGTCGTAGTGAATCCTTGCTCCTGAATCTTCATACTCGTCGCACAACGTGGAGAGTAATGCGCCCAAATCTAGCCATTCTTTTTCTTCAGTTACGGAATCGCCACTGAGGAAAGCAAGCGCCGAGTTGACCATTGTCTGCATCAGGCTAATGTCTCTCATTAGCTTATCCCGTGCGATCCGCCCGGTTTCGAGTTGCAGTCGCATCCGCGTAAGCGGCGTTCGAAGATCATGACTAATAGCAGCCAGCATTCGGGTGCGGCTCTGAATCGAATTGGCAATGCGTTCCTGCATCAGGTTGAAAGCGTGGGCGGCGCGTCGGATCTCAAGGGGCCCCTCCTCCTCGATCGGGGCAATCGAGATATTCTGGCCGAAGGCTTCTGCTTGAGCCGAAAGGCGCCGCAATGGCCTGATCACGCGCGAGACCGCCCATACAGACAGTATGGTGACGCAGACGCACAAGAACAGTAACGCGCCGAAAATCGGAAACGAGAAGCGCGGGGGTCCCCGACCAATCCGGTCAGTGCGTATCTCGAGCGTGTCGTGACCGAACGGCACCAACACCTGAATGTCGGGGTGCTGATCTTCAAAGGCACACGAGCGCGCCGTTATACCGGAGATTGTCGGCAACTGAGCGCGCAAAGCCGACTCCAGGTTGCGCGTATCAAGTGTCGAATCAAGGCAACGCGTAGGCATGGAATTCAGTTGGGCCTTCAAAGCCTGTCCCTGTGCCGCCGCCTTGATTACCCCGTCGCGCTCGGCTTCAGGTAGCCCTTTCAGTATCTCGACCAGAGCGGCAATACGATAGGTGGTCTGCCAGGGCCACGGAGGATTCGGTGGAGCGCCGGGATAGAACACCATCGCCATGAAAAGCAGGAAAGTCGCGGCGGACGAGCAGGCAACGATCGCCACGATTTGTCCAAGGGTGGTTCCGAGGTAGCGTCGCATCAAACAACCGTCACATCGAGCTGAAAGGCATATCCGTCCGTACGTACCGTGCAGATGGGGTTGTCCAACTGCTTGCCGCCCGCCAACTTGCGACGCAACCGGCTGATGAGGAGGTCCACGGATCGCTCCGCGATCGGGAAGTTCTTGCCGCGCGTCAGACTGATCAGCGCCTCCCGGGAGAGTACCTTCCTGGGGTTCTGGCACAAGACGAGTAAAAGATCGGTTTCGGCGCCGGTCAGAGGCACCCGCAACCCTGTCGATGACTTCAAAATCCGCCGATACGGATAGAACGTGAAATCGGAAAACTGCATCACCAGCTCGGTAGACGATGGTTTCCCGGTCAACTGTGCTTGTGGTCGACGCAGTACTGCACGAATCCTCGCTAGTAGCTCACGCAGATCGAAGGGCTTGGTCACATAGTCGTCGGCACCGAGTTCAAGACCTATTACCTTATCGGTAGGCTCGGATAGCGCGGTAAGCATGATGACGCGCGGACCGCCGTTCGCACGGATACGCCGGCACAGTTCAAACCCGTCTTCTCCCGATAGCATGACGTCCAGCAGCGCCAGATCAATCCCGCCCAGATTCAGGATCGCGTCAGCCGCGCGGGAGTCGGCCGCAATGTGTACGACGTAACCTTTGTCTTTCAAGAAACCCGCCAGCGGTTCGCTGATGTCGCGGTCGTCCTCGACGAGCAGGATGTGGATTTGAGTCAATTCGTCCCTCGTACGCAGATGCAGGCTACTGCTTCAGCCTTCTATGCAACGCCGGGAACCACGGCTTCGGTAGGTCTCGCTCGAGGCCGCACCTTGTGCCGGTCGGGATGCTTTCAAGTTGAGCGCAAATGCCGTACCTCAATTTTCCAATAAAACGCGTTCCGCAGGATAGCTGGCATTGTGTCAATCTGGACACAATATGTAAATTCGCACAAAAATCAATGGGTTAGTTGCGTCCAAAACAGAGCGGATTTATTGTTTCCTCCTCGTTCAACTCCTGGAGTAGCAGATGAAGCCGGAGCGCACCGCGGCGATCGGACTCGGGCAGGTCTCACAAGAAAAGCAGACGACGGTTCCGAAGGTCCGGCTTTACGTTGAGCGTGCCCGGACGAAAAATTGGTTTGTGCATGTGGGGCATGTGACTGACCGTGGCCGCTGGCGCACCGAGCCTCACGCGCATCCGGCCTATGGTCAGGTGATCTTTATGTGCACGGGATCCGGGACCATGAATCTCGAGGGAAGGAAAGTTCCGTTCGATGGTCCCTGCGCACTACTCTTGCCACCGAAGTGCGTCCACGGTCTTGACTATCAGGACGACGTAGAAAGATGGGTCGTGACCATTGACATCGCGTACCTGACGCAGATCAATTCAAAACTCCACCAATTCATCACGCTGTGGGCGTCGCCAAGGGTAATACGGTTTTCGGATCCTACACAGGCCACAGATGAGCTTGGTCGCCTGATCGAAGGACTCAGGCGGGAAACCGAGTCCGACGCAGTGGGTCACGCCACTGGCACCGAAGCCTGGCTCACCGTTCTGATGTTATTGCTCACCCGTGAGGCTAGTCGGGATGAAGATCACACTGACAATGTGGTGAGAAACGATATTCGCCGGGTGGAACGGTTCAGAGGATTAATCGAAGAACACTTTCGAAAGAACCTGCCGCTGGTGGATTACGCGTCGAAGATGGGAATGTCGCCAGGGCAGCTTCGTGCAATGTGCTATTCGGCGTTCGAATTGAGTCCTACCAAATTGATTCGGGAACGTATCATCGTCGAAGCGAGGCGCGATCTCATTTTCGGAGATATGACGGTCGAGCAGATAGCTTTCGGGCTTGGCTTCACGGATGCTGCTTATTTCACCCGCTTTTTCCGTAAAGAAACGGGGCAAACGCCGAGTCAGTTTCGCCTTACTGCTCGGCGGCAATCAGCCTTGAGTGCCCCGGCAGCAATGAGTGCGTAGGCGATGTAGTGAAGAAATAGCAAACCTCCTACGTGACGGCCGCCCATGAAAAAAGGCACCGCGCCTAAGCGCAGTGCCTTGTCATTCCGGCCTTCCGAGCAGACTTACTGCTTCGGAATATAGAGCGGCATCGAATCCTCCCAGACCGTATCGGTAATCGCATGCCGATCGCTGCCGTCCGCGTTCATCACCCAGTTCTGGCCATCGGGCTGGAACGTCTCGTCGTACAGCGAAAGCTCATCGCGGAAACCATACTCGCCCGAGCTGTACGCAATGCGACCGTCCCAGGTCCAGGTCGCGTGGGCCTGGTTCGAACCCTGCGGGGTTACGCGCTGCACATCCGTGCCGTCCGGATTGATCGTGTACACGTCGAAGTGGAACTTGTTGGGGTCGTCCGGGTTGATCTCCTTTCGTGTGAAGACGATCTTCCTGCCGTCCGGCGACCAGCCTGGCAAATTGTCCGGCTCGGTGGTCAGGGCCGTGGTCTTGTGCGTCTCCAGGTCGAGAACTCGCAGGCCCTTGTCCGTATCGCTCCACACGCGGTAGACGATCTTCGTACCGTCCGGCGAATAGCTCGGGAAGCCCGCGTTCTCCTTGCCGTCGGTCAGAACCTCCGGCTTGCCATTCATGCTGCCGTCAGCCTTGATGCGCATAATCTGGCCCGGCATGTGGCCTCGCGTGAAGAACCAGCCGCCCACGCCGAAGGCGACCCACTGCTTGTCGGGCGACCAGGTCGGCTGGAACGCGCCAGCCAGCCCCATCTTGACCATCTTCGGATCGACGCCGCTGGTAGCCGGATCGTAGATATGACGCGCATCGGTGAAGTCGGTATTCGACACCACGATCGACGAGCCGACCGCCTTCTCCGTGTACACGAGGGACTTGCCGTCGCGCGAGAGCTGCGGGAATACATCGACGAAGCGGTAGTTCCATTGCGGATCGAAATTGTAGAGTGCCGTGCCGTTCGGGTGGAACGGCTTGCCATATACCACCTTCTCGTAGACGACCTTCTGGCCGTCGGCCGAGTAATGCGGCGAGCGGATGCCGCTTCCCGCCGTGGCACGCGACTGTCCGTCCGTCGTATAGAAGCCTTCCTGAGCGCCGTTCTTGATGTGATAGACGACGTTGGTCGCGCCCACGAATTGCGGGAACACCTTGAACCCCGGCGTGTTCGTCAGATCCGTGCGCTCGCCCGTGGCCACGTCGACCTGCACGATCTGCGTGCTGACCTTGCCGATCGCCTCGGGACGGTGTGCGCCCCAGGTCGATTCGACCGGGGTTTCATAGAACACCACACGCTTGCCGTCCGCGGACCACGACGGCGAGCCCTCGGCATAGCCGGCGCGCGCAGTGATCTGCTTGAACCCAGTACCGTCCGGATGAATCTCGTAGATGCTGCTTTCCTGGGTGCGCTCCCAGCCGACCGGGAGATTGTGGCCTCGCCAGTCGGTACCGATATCGGACGACAGCGCGATCCACTTGCCATCCGGCGACCAGGAAGGCCGGAAGAAACTGTGCGGCTTGTTCGGGTCGAATTTGATATCGCCGGTCACGTCATGCAGCGCGCCCGTCTTGATGTTCAGCGTCCAGATATTCGTGGTACCCCAGGTATCCTTGCCACGACGCGACGACACGAACGCGATCAGATTCGGATCGGCCGGGTTGAAGACCGCGGCATCGCTGATCCCGATCGAGTCAGTCAGACGCTGCAGCCCCGTGCCGTCGACTCGCACGCGGTAGAGGCTGGCATGACCGAGGCCATCGCGCTCCGAAGTAAACACGATCCATTTGCCGTCCGGCGAAAAGGAGCCGTGATAGTCGAAACCATCGGACTGAATCAGCCGGTGTTCGTCGCTGCCGTCGGCATTGGCGACATAGAGTTCCGAAGTCGATGGGCCGATGCGGTATATCAGCAGGTCGCCTTTGGTCGCGGTCGCGGCGCCCGCCCCCGGCACGAAAGCAGCGATGGCGGCAATGGTGAGGCCGGCCAGGATTGTCTTTTTTATCTGAAGCGAAGGACGCACAATACTTGTCTCCATTTTTTAGTCAGTATCACAGCAAGCTTGAAACCGCCGGACCGGTATGCCGGCCGGCGAACCCCATCATCAACCCAGACTGCCCGTCACATCGTCGAACAATTCGTCGACCGACAGACGATGCGGCAGGATCTTCTGGTCGAGCGCCCAGTCGATCGCCAGTTGCAGGCCCTTGCGGTTCTGTTCGAGACCGAGCGGCGGAAACACGGCGGGCGTACCGCCTTCCGTTTGCGCGCGACTTTCGACGATCATCCGGTACAACTCGCGCACGACCTCCGGGTGCTTCTTCGACAGATCCTGGTGCACGACGAACATGTGATTGACCGGCACCACGCCTTCGCGCGCGAACCACGCTTTGGCCGCGTTCTGCGCATCGGGCACGAGCGTGCGCACGCGCGGATCCTTCGGCATGTCTTCGCCGAGCAGCGCCGCGGCGAGCTCGCCGTTCATCATCAGGTCCGGAATCGACGAACCGGCCGGCAGGCGCACGCAGTTGTTCGGATCGCGATACTCGGCGAGGTGGCCGTC
The genomic region above belongs to Paraburkholderia sp. HP33-1 and contains:
- a CDS encoding MFS transporter, giving the protein MEDIQAQPSAAENPWAILVLLALGLLISFVDRTSLSAALADKHFVHEFALTSVQRGWLNSAVFWSYGLMQMPMGWIVDRYGVKWPYAICFVLWCIAAAATGLVTTLAALIVMRLLIGVAESVVVPATYRYLADNFAETQKGTALGIFSIGGKMGPALGAPIAAWIIVNHSWQGMFIATGLIGLIWLLPWLSMVRNDFPSRAELAMAKQRAASVPLKNLLVSPVVWGGLVNNFCYSYFAFYCMTWMPAYLVEQRGLSLEKSGLYTFFSFAGIAIVAALAGWGADRLIARGHDAVIVRKCFIVAGFIGGTTVLLGAYAPSLQMALFWNVLSLSLLGLVTANTLALCKLTLIPKQAVGLNTGLQQVAASLAGGVSASLSGWLLHIGGSYKWPMMAIFVFLLTGATSTLVLLQRKWVPKVNGTIDLPRQIASRSSAGMRSGAGE
- a CDS encoding prolyl oligopeptidase family serine peptidase, coding for MKRNLEQSPKSGALRLTKLAACIATCMTFGLGFSGCSGGSVASTAASAKTTTSADDDILSVSTIASVDLDGPKVQAIVVKYKDTLKAGSVNLNTYDAYTYANLAQIYDDSTAATRNGLTGQYPDFAQETGTPGAPTYVYVNSTPTIDSTNHTGAASGNYVIIELNTNYLLANAVPYWRAGVAGGVVQKAAVSLSDSSTISASATVKSNYVSDYFYNFAPDGSDNSVYLDTVLDDTSYAINGISGYKLYTDAVTPSYSGTTANGVAITYPNATILSMVAGTPFQATNCFSEYDGQYHDVSLKYSLFVPSDYDASKKYMVVLHIEDAGGLGDDPLISLTEAQEAANYASDRVQALAKAQGYAGLIVVIPQIPNSGQSVADNLTGNEYLPATWQLMDYITSKYNIDKDRIYASGQSMGGMQLLDMAAQRDNYFAGIWAIASQWGNNYNKSASYNGKTYYTYPTDGTIITNPNWQNWYYSISDDNILATNMTGDATATGYWNQAQTLFTTLGGVTIPYATWDPTTTSETQENALLQSLLATSSKLGIYWDALANGSHKMTWVYANGITDSYDWLLSQTKQTEDARGKLNLNGAYSSGLGTVGYNSITY
- a CDS encoding ATP-binding protein — its product is MAIVACSSAATFLLFMAMVFYPGAPPNPPWPWQTTYRIAALVEILKGLPEAERDGVIKAAAQGQALKAQLNSMPTRCLDSTLDTRNLESALRAQLPTISGITARSCAFEDQHPDIQVLVPFGHDTLEIRTDRIGRGPPRFSFPIFGALLFLCVCVTILSVWAVSRVIRPLRRLSAQAEAFGQNISIAPIEEEGPLEIRRAAHAFNLMQERIANSIQSRTRMLAAISHDLRTPLTRMRLQLETGRIARDKLMRDISLMQTMVNSALAFLSGDSVTEEKEWLDLGALLSTLCDEYEDSGARIHYDGPDQIPFLCRPAAIQRVMTNLIENAICFGGFVAVIASVRGAHIMIDVSDDGPGVPDEKLTDVMEPFFRLDSARAGRPGSVGLGLSIVNDIVRAHGGTFRLFNRKPSGLTARIEFL
- a CDS encoding response regulator transcription factor — encoded protein: MTQIHILLVEDDRDISEPLAGFLKDKGYVVHIAADSRAADAILNLGGIDLALLDVMLSGEDGFELCRRIRANGGPRVIMLTALSEPTDKVIGLELGADDYVTKPFDLRELLARIRAVLRRPQAQLTGKPSSTELVMQFSDFTFYPYRRILKSSTGLRVPLTGAETDLLLVLCQNPRKVLSREALISLTRGKNFPIAERSVDLLISRLRRKLAGGKQLDNPICTVRTDGYAFQLDVTVV
- a CDS encoding helix-turn-helix domain-containing protein: MKPERTAAIGLGQVSQEKQTTVPKVRLYVERARTKNWFVHVGHVTDRGRWRTEPHAHPAYGQVIFMCTGSGTMNLEGRKVPFDGPCALLLPPKCVHGLDYQDDVERWVVTIDIAYLTQINSKLHQFITLWASPRVIRFSDPTQATDELGRLIEGLRRETESDAVGHATGTEAWLTVLMLLLTREASRDEDHTDNVVRNDIRRVERFRGLIEEHFRKNLPLVDYASKMGMSPGQLRAMCYSAFELSPTKLIRERIIVEARRDLIFGDMTVEQIAFGLGFTDAAYFTRFFRKETGQTPSQFRLTARRQSALSAPAAMSA
- a CDS encoding phosphate ABC transporter substrate-binding protein, with the protein product MTTQTAVPTLRTNLAVYPVTKALRDGRVSSDLVTLDFCGPTPAHNGFKAMVRENQFDAGELAIVTFLQAKAYGKPYVLLPAPISGRFQHHCAGFNIDFGHLDPKDIEGRKVGVRTYTQTTALWIRGILRHEYGVDLDKVTWMTLGDGHLAEYRDPNNCVRLPAGSSIPDLMMNGELAAALLGEDMPKDPRVRTLVPDAQNAAKAWFAREGVVPVNHMFVVHQDLSKKHPEVVRELYRMIVESRAQTEGGTPAVFPPLGLEQNRKGLQLAIDWALDQKILPHRLSVDELFDDVTGSLG